The window GGGAACTCTGTCCCAAAcagtttaatattattaaaatattaataccAGATCATTGTGATTATAAGCCCAATTGCCCAATAGCCCAATATGTATTATCATTTTCAGGtctaatttttttagtatactgttaatataataatacaattGTACCAATATACTATATCCCAATGTCCAATATAACTGTATTTTAGCTTATAGTTGGATAttcatgattttatagataGAATCAGAATAATCcccatttatatttatattattagataTAATCAGAATAAACtccatttatttttgtaaactgatttatttcaaatgcattttcttttattgtgaCCTTGCTTAGGAAGTTTAAACGGCCAGTTGTATCGATTGTAATTAGTTATGATCTTGTCATTACGCAGTTTGAAAGAAGAACGAGCATGATTTGGTGGAGGGTCACATGTAAATTGTAATGATGGTTAGCACGAGGCACACAACCTAAGGCTGAATAAATCACCATTACATAATCAACCCTTTTCAATAAGAAATAGTATTATTCCTCCCAACTAAACGTAGGCTTGAGGTCTAGAATTCGCAGACGAAAGCAACATGGTTTATATAATCTCatgttgtaatttgtaaataagaatatataataCCCCTAACTAACCTTTCTAGAGTATCGTAGAGTGGCCAATGATGGAACAAAATGCCAATATCACCTTCCAAGTTCTTACCAAGCTAATGGAAACTTTGTATAAGTCGTCATATATGTCGGTTAATAAAGTCGCTTAGTCATATAAACTTCCAAGGAAAATCTACTAACTGTGATATTTAAAGGTTATAAAACTCTAATTGATGAAATAGAGGGCGTCACCAAAACCGGCTGACCAATAGTAGTAACAAAAGTTAGTTTATGATCCCCAatactaaaatgtattttaagaCTCAAACTATTCTTGATCAGTTTGAGTTAGATCTATGatctttctttaatttgattagtAGTATAATACTATTTGAGAGATAGAAATGgaatactttttttaaaaaggttaacCTCCTATCCTACTCACCATAGGCCTTCATGATGGTCATAATCATTGCCTCTTTCAATGATTAAAAGCTCTTTTGATTCCGAGCTTTACACATCATCGATATCATCACTCACTCGCTTCTCCTACTTATAAATTCACGATCAAGAACTTGCAAAATCAGAAACTTAAATTTGAAGACTAAGTAAAATCcgaaacgaaagaaaaaaagaaaagaagaaggtaaaaaacaTGGTAAGAAGAACCGCAGTCCATGCCATTTCAAGTCTTCCTTCGAGGGTGTGGTGGCCACAGCAAAGGAGGAAAGGAAAACGAGCCGTGGTGCGCTTAGGAAACCGACGAAGAGGGTTCTTGGTTGGACCACCGAGGATGGTGGTGCAGAGATGGAGAATGAACATCGGAAAGccgatgaaaatgatgagaaaTATCATTTTGGGGATAATCTCAAACGGTGGAAACGTCAAGATCTTGAATGCTTATCTTTGGTCTTTACCAATTTTACGTCCTCAGTTGTTTCCACTATGTTGATTTTCTAACTTgtgaaaaaaatgtaatactttatcttgttcttatttttaatttttgtgtgaATCTCTAAATAATCgtctttatataatataagtcttatttttatattcttcCTAGCTTATTCCTTAAAGAATTCAggtttatgaaagaaaaaaaaaactcgttcTTGAATTATTTTGTCTCTCTGTGTGTCATTGATTACTACAAACTACAAATTGCAAACTATTTCTGCTAATTAGATGCCTGCATTATTAACTATACCATTATTAcatttctttttgaaataatgaaataaattatcatatttagTTTACTAATTGACCAATTATGTTCTTCgccaaaaattaataatttttggtttctaCAGATAATATTCAgaaattgttaattaaaaagaatttttgtataacagtaaaaaaaaaaaaatagtaggaaattatttagaagataataaaagaaataaaaattggacagatttgggttttataatataaaaagactCATAAGAAACCTTTTATCGTCTCTTATTATCTCTTCAGTTCACAAGGCGGAAGAACGGAGATGGCCACCATCACACCTCTCGCTCTCCGCTCTCCGGTTCTACTTCCTCCTTCATCTGCTTCAAACCCTACCAGATTCCATGGCTTCACCAAACGAGCACCACCGTCCCGTCTCTTCTTTCCCCTTAAACCCTTCCCTTCTCTCTccatccaaaaccctaaaaaacccATCCGAATCGCCGCATCCGTTTCGCCGATAACACCAATCTTCCCGGCTGCGAAACCAACGAATCGTTCATCCACACTAACCGGATCAACCCGGCCATCGACACTAACCGGGTCAACCCGGTCTCTCGCTACTCTCGCGGCTTTGACAATCGCCGTAACCAAAGTCGTAGCTCAGAGACTCGCTCCTGTACTCGCTGAGGGATTACGACTCTCACTCAGTACCGCTGGACCCGTCTTCTTCGCGTCGCTCAGAGATCGTCCTCCGGGATACTTGAACACGCCGCTAACGGTGGTTGCGGTGGGGATAAAGAAGTGGTTAGATATTTACAGTGGGGTTTTGATGGTTAGGGTTTTGCTCAGTTGGTTTCCTAATATCCCGTGGGAAAGACAGCCTTTGTCTGCCATTAGAGATCTCTGTGATCCTTACTTGAATCTCTTCAGGAACATCATTCCTCCTATCTTCGATACGCTTGATGTTAGTCCTTTGCTTGCTTTCTCTGTTCTGGGTATACTTGGATCGATTGTTCATGGCAGCACTTGATAAGAGAGAAATTGgaattgaaaaaagaaatcatGATTCAGAAGATAAGTAGCAGATTGGAGGAGctaatgcttttttttgtttttgaaacattGATTAGGAAATATCAACACTGAGAGTTATGAGctttgtcgtttttttttttttttttgctgtttggagtttgattttgaataatGAGATTTTGGGGTTTGCGGACTTATTATTGTTGAGGGGTTCTCTTGCATCTGCTCAAATTGTTCATATTGGTTAAAGAACCACAAAGTTTGGGGAGAATTAGACATGCTAGGTTGGGTGTCtgagtttttataagattttcgATATCTAGTTTGATAGGTAGTAGAATTCATCACTTGTATCTGAtccagatgaagatgatgataggTTTGGGAAGTTTATGGGGGTCTCTCGAACAATGTTGTTACTTCTTCCTTGGTTAATAAAATAGTTAGTTTTAAGAGTGGATAGAACTGTATAGAGTCTTGTTGTATAGGCAAAAGCATGTTCCATCTATATTCACAACAATTAGAGTGGCAATTTGCTTGGATTTGGCTGTAAAGgtaagaaaacaacaaacaatcaaatgTGTGTAATGGTATCACATCACATATGAAAGCTGAACTTTGATCCAACCATTATTGGatcttttagaaaatatattgtgaGTTCcaattaaaaaggttttaagGAAAGAAAAGTAACAAGAAGTTGAAATTGGACAGCACCATTTGCCAGTTCGATGCTTTTTAGTTATCTATAATCTTACAAAATGAAACTCCTTGAACACATGACCAAACTCTCTCCCTCAAATCATACGACTATACCAGATTAGGTACAATTCCGGTTTTTGGAATTACCGGTTCATAACCCAAAATATTACCGGTTGAAGAACCAGCTCTGGTATTGGTCGTTTTTAGACTGTTTTAGCTGATGAGACTTCACTTCGACTTCTCGTAGCCGCCGGAAAACCGCCATGAACTTTGTCGTCAGACGACTGGGCTCCGTTTTGCCGTCGCTACGTCACAGCGGCGTTTCCGAGAG is drawn from Camelina sativa cultivar DH55 chromosome 1, Cs, whole genome shotgun sequence and contains these coding sequences:
- the LOC104734071 gene encoding uncharacterized protein LOC104734071, whose translation is MVRRTAVHAISSLPSRVWWPQQRRKGKRAVVRLGNRRRGFLVGPPRMVVQRWRMNIGKPMKMMRNIILGIISNGGNVKILNAYLWSLPILRPQLFPLC
- the LOC104734111 gene encoding ylmG homolog protein 1-1, chloroplastic-like; protein product: MATITPLALRSPVLLPPSSASNPTRFHGFTKRAPPSRLFFPLKPFPSLSIQNPKKPIRIAASVSPITPIFPAAKPTNRSSTLTGSTRPSTLTGSTRSLATLAALTIAVTKVVAQRLAPVLAEGLRLSLSTAGPVFFASLRDRPPGYLNTPLTVVAVGIKKWLDIYSGVLMVRVLLSWFPNIPWERQPLSAIRDLCDPYLNLFRNIIPPIFDTLDVSPLLAFSVLGILGSIVHGST